From a region of the Arachis ipaensis cultivar K30076 chromosome B09, Araip1.1, whole genome shotgun sequence genome:
- the LOC107618104 gene encoding protein transport protein SEC23, translating to MAEFLDLESQDGVRMPWNVIPGTKQEAANAVVPVAVIYTPIKHFPSSAAPLLPYQPQRCRTCRSVLNPFCIVDFAAKIWICPFCFQRNHFPPHYASISDDNLPAELFPQYTTIEYASTPDPTATVPPVFLFVVDTCVIEEEIGYLRSALLQAVELLPENSLVGLITFGTFVHVHELGFAQVPKTYVFKGSKDVSKDQLLEQMCFFANKPKPAVGVIAGARDGLSRESISRFLVPASECEFTLNSVLEELQKDPWPVPADQRATRCTSTALSIAASLLGACVPGSAARIMAFIGGPATEGPAPIVSKQLTEPIRSHKDLDKDSVPHYHKCVKFYDGLAKQLVHQGHVLDLFACALDQVGIAELKTAVERTGGLVVLAESFGHSVFKDSLKRIFQASNYDLGLSSNGIFEINCSKDLKVQGIIGPCATLEKKTPLCSDTVIGQGGTSAWKMCGLDKSTSLCLFFDVVRKETPDATVQSTSNQFYFQFLTYYQSNSGEMRLRVTTLSRRWVAGPGSSQDLIAGFDQEAAAIVMARQVSFKMETEAEFDPIRWLDKALINLCSRFGEYQKDSPTSFSLSPRLSIFPQFMFHLRRSQFVQVFNNSPDETAYFRMILNRENVANSVVMVQPSLITYSFHSGPEPALLDVAAIAADRILLLDSFFTVVIFHGSTIAQWRKAGYHNEPEHQAFAQLLRAPHDDAESIIKERFPVPRLVVCDQHGSQARFLLAKLNPSATYNSDAALPGGDIIFTDDVSFEVFLDHLQRLVVQ from the exons ATGGCGGAGTTTCTTGATCTGGAATCCCAGGATGGCGTCCGGATGCCCTGGAACGTCATCCCCGGCACAAAGCAAGAAGCCGCCAACGCCGTCGTCCCCGTCGCCGTAATCTACACTCCCATCAAACACTTCCCCTCATCCGCCGCCCCTCTCCTCCCATACCAGCCCCAGCGCTGCCGCACCTGCCGCTCCGTTCTCAACCCCTTCTGCATCGTCGATTTCGCCGCCAAGATCTGGATCTGCCCCTTCTGCTTCCAGCGCAACCACTTCCCCCCTCACTACGCTTCAATCTCCGACGACAATCTCCCTGCTGAGCTTTTTCCACAGTACACAACAATAGAGTACGCGTCCACACCTGATCCTACCGCCACCGTCCCGCCGGTGTTCCTCTTCGTCGTCGACACGTGCGTCATCGAGGAGGAGATTGGATACCTACGCTCCGCCCTGCTTCAGGCGGTGGAGCTTTTGCCGGAGAATTCGCTTGTGGGATTGATCACGTTTGGGACCTTCGTGCATGTTCATGAGTTAGGGTTCGCTCAGGTTCCTAAGACTTATGTTTTTAAAGGATCTAAGGATGTTTCGAAGGATCAGTTGCTTGAGCAGATGTGCTTCTTTGCCAATAAGCCGAAGCCGGCCGTCGGCGTCATTGCCGGCGCCCGGGATGGCCTGTCCAGGGAGAGCATTTCGCGGTTCTTGGTGCCTGCTTCGGAGTGCGAGTTCACCCTGAATTCG GTTTTGGAGGAGCTGCAGAAGGATCCTTGGCCGGTGCCTGCTGACCAGCGTGCGACGAGGTGCACCAGTACTGCACTGAGCATAGCAGCCAGTTTGTTGGGGGCATGCGTTCCTGGCTCGGCCGCAAGAATTATGGCTTTCATTGGTGGGCCAGCAACTGAAGGACCTGCTCCT ATTGTGTCCAAACAACTTACTGAACCGATTCGTTCCCACAAGGATTTGGATAAAGATTCTGTGCCACATTACCATAAATGTGTGAAATTTTATGATGGACTTGCAAAGCAGCTTGTACATCAAGGTCATGTGCTAGATCTCTTTGCTTGTGCTCTTGATCAG GTTGGCATTGCTGAGCTTAAAACTGCTGTTGAGAGGACTGGTGGCCTTGTTGTACTTGCTGAAAGTTTTGGTCATTCAGTTTTCAAGGATTCACTTAAGCGTATTTTCCAAGCCTCTAATTATGATCTTGGTCTATCATCAAA TGGAATATTTGAGATAAACTGCTCTAAGGACTTGAAAGTTCAAGGTATTATTGGCCCTTGTGCAACTCTTGAAAAG AAAACCCCATTGTGTTCAGATACTGTTATTGGTCAAGGAGGTACTAGTGCATGGAAGATGTGTGGCCTTGACAAATCCACATCGTTGTGTCTGTTTTTTGATGTCGTGAGAAAGGAAACTCCTGATGCTACAGTGCAGTCTACAAGCAATCAATTTTACTTCCAATTCCTGACTTA TTATCAGAGTAACAGCGGGGAAATGAGACTTCGAGTTACAACTCTTTCACGTAGATGGGTTGCTGGACCAGGAAGTTCACAG GACTTGATAGCTGGATTTGACCAAGAAGCAGCGGCTATAGTCATGGCACGCCAAGTCTCTTTCAAAATGGAAACAGAG GCTGAATTTGATCCCATCAGATGGTTGGATAAGGCATTGATAAACTTGTGTTCCCGGTTTGGAGAATATCAGAAGGACAGTCCAACTTCTTTTAGTTTGTCTCCCAGGTTGTCAATATTCCCACAATTTATGTTCCACTTACGACGTTCTCAATTTGTTCAG GTCTTCAATAATAGTCCAGATGAGACTGCATACTTTAGAATGATATTGAACCGCGAAAATGTTGCCAATTCTGTTGTCATGGTTCAGCCTTCGTTGATTACCTATTCATTCCATTCAGGTCCTGAACCAGCTCTTCTTGATGTGGCAGCCATTGCTGCTGACAGGATCCTGCTTTTGGATTCATTTTTCActgttgttatttttcatggTTCGACCATTGCTCAATGGCGCAAGGCTGGATATCATAATGAACCAGAACATCAG GCATTTGCTCAGTTACTACGAGCTCCTCATGATGATGCAGAGTCGATAATAAAGGAAAGATTTCCCGTACCTCGCCTAGTTGTTTGCGATCAGCATGGTTCCCAG GCGCGATTTTTACTAGCAAAGTTAAATCCTTCCGCTACTTATAACTCCGACGCTGCTCTTCCTGGAGGAGATATTATCTTTACAGATGATGTTAGCTTCGAGGTCTTTCTGGATCATTTACAGAGATTAGTGGTTCAATAG
- the LOC107616785 gene encoding heavy metal-associated isoprenylated plant protein 4 has translation MGGGKEEKEDIIEVITAIYKVNLHCPKCGSNIKKHLLTIEGVHSVEIDTEKGEIKAKGKLDPLKILKIIEKKSKRKVELISPKIKPKENIPTDSKPKEKKEPIVRTITVKTHMHCDKCEADLRTTLLKHKGIFNVKIDKKVHTVTVEGTIEEEKLISFMKKKVHKNAEVISIKELKKVEKKEVKEEGGKSSESSKKKDGETTKEKDETKTKDSVPYFIHYVYAPQLFSDENPNSCSIF, from the exons ATGGGAGGAGGGAAAGAAGAAAAGGAGGATATCATTGAAGTAATTACCGCTATTTACAAAGTTAATTTGCATTGCCCTAAATGTGGGAGCAATATCAAGAAGCATCTCCTTACTATTGAAG GAGTGCACAGTGTTGAAATAGATACTGAGAAAGGGGAGAtcaaagcaaaaggaaaattaGATCCTTTGAAAATATTGAAGATTATAGAGAAGAAAAGCAAGAGAAAAGTTGAATTAATATCACCAAAGATCAAGCCCAAGGAGAATATTCCCACGGATTCAAAgccaaaggaaaagaaagaa CCAATTGTACGGACAATTACGGTGAAGACGCACATGCATTGTGACAAATGTGAAGCTGATCTCAGAACCACGTTGCTGAAGCATAAAG GTATTTTCAATGTTAAAATAGACAAGAAAGTTCACACTGTTACAGTTGAAGGcacaattgaagaagagaagTTGATATCATTCATGAAAAAAAAGGTGCACAAAAATGCAGAGGTTATTTCCATAAAGGAATTGAAAAAGGTGGAGAAAAAAGAAGtcaaagaagaaggaggaaaatCTAGTGAATcatcaaagaagaaagatggtGAAACAACAAAGGAAAAAGATGAGACTAAGACAAAAGACAGTGTTCCTTATTTCATTCACTATGTTTATGCTCCTCAACTTTTCAGTGATGAGAATCCAAATTCTTGTTCTATTTTCTAG